A genomic stretch from Falco naumanni isolate bFalNau1 chromosome 4, bFalNau1.pat, whole genome shotgun sequence includes:
- the PDPK1 gene encoding 3-phosphoinositide-dependent protein kinase 1 isoform X5, translating to MASTSSHLYDAVPLQSSVVLCSCSSPSMVRNQADSSTPSVISTCGSRQGSNMEGTAAESRSSSNSLQQHTGQQPPQPRKKRPDDFKFGKILGEGSFSTVVLARELASSREYAIKILEKRHIIKENKVPYVTRERDVMSRLDHPFFVKLYFTFQDDEKLYFGLSYAKNGELLKYIRKIGSFDETCTRFYTAEIVSALEYLHGKGIIHRDLKPENILLNEDMHIQITDFGTAKVLPADSRQARANSFVGTAQYVSPELLTEKSACKSSDLWALGCIIYQLVAGLPPFRAGNEYLIFQKIIKLEYDFPEKFFPKAKDLVEKLLVLDATNRLGCEEMGGYGPLKAHPFFESIVWENLHLQTPPKLTAYLPAMSEDDEDCYGNYDNLLSQFGCMQVSGSASSHSLSAPETSTPQTSGGNIEQYIHDLDNNSFELDLQFSEDEKRLLLAKQAGGNPWHQFVENNLILKMGPVDKRKGLFARRRQLLLTEGPHLYYVDPVNKVLKGEIPWSLELRPEAKNFKTFFVHTPNRTYYLMDPSGNAHKWCKKIHEVWRHRYHQNAAK from the exons TATGATGCTGTTCCACTCCAGTCTAGTGTGGTGTTATGCTCCTGTTCATCCCCATCAATGGTGAGGAACCAAGCAGATTCCAGCACTCCGTCTGTCATTTCCACCTGTGGCAGCAGACAGGGATCTAACATGGAGGGCACTGCAGCTGAATCAAGATCTAGTTCAAACTCCTTGCAGCAGCATACAGGACAGCAGCCTCCACAGCCTCGAAAGAAACGACCTGATGACTTCAAATTTGGGAAAATTCTGGGTGAAGGATCTTTTTCAACG GTTGTCTTGGCTCGAGAATTGGCAAGTTCTAGAGAATATGCCA TTAAAATTCTAGAAAAACGTCAtatcataaaagaaaacaaggtgcCATATGTGACACGAGAGAGAGATGTAATGTCCCGTCTGGATCACCCTTTTTTTGTGAAACTCTACTTCACCTTTCAGGATGATGAAAAGCTAT ATTTTGGGCTTAGCTATGCCAAAAACGGAGAGCTGCTAAAGTATATACGCAAAATTGGCTCATTTGATGAGACCTGTACAAGGTTTTATACTGCTGAAATTGTATCAGCCCTGGAGTATTTGCATGGGAAAGGAATAATTCACAG GGATCTTAAGCCAGAGAACATCTTGCTAAATGAAGATATGCACATTCAAATAACAGACTTTGGAACAGCAAAAGTATTACCTGCAGACAGCAGACAAG CACGGGCAAACTCATTTGTGGGGACAGCACAGTATGTTTCTCCAGAACTGCTAACAGAGAAATCTGCCTGCAAAAG CTCTGACCTCTGGGCTCTGGGATGTATAATATATCAGCTTGTAGCTGGATTGCCGCCATTTAGAGCTGG AAATGAATATCTTATATTCCAGAAGATAATAAAGTTGGAATATGACTTCCCAGAAAAATTTTTTCCCAAGGCAAAAGACCTTGTTGAAAAGCTCTTG GTTCTAGATGCTACCAACAGATTAGGTTGTGAAGAAATGGGAGGATATGGACCTCTTAAGGCTCATCCCTTCTTTGAATCCATTGTGTGGGAGAACCTACATCTTCAGACACCCCCAAAACTTACAGCGTATTTACCTGCCATGTCGGAGGATGATGAAGACTGTTATGGAAAT TATGACAATCTCCTGAGTCAGTTTGGTTGCATGCAAGTTTCTGGTTCTGCCTCTTCCCATTCACTGTCTGCTCCAGAGACGAGTACACCACAGACATCAGGAGGAAATATTGAACAGTATATTCATGATCTTGACAACAATTCCTTTGAGCTGGACCTACAGttttctgaagatgaaaagaGGTTACTTCTGGCAAAACAAGCTGGTGGAAATCCTTG gcacCAGTTTGTAGAAAATAACTTAATTCTAAAAATGGGTCCAGTGGACAAAAGAAAG GGTTTGTTTGCACGTCGACGCCAGTTGCTGCTCACAGAAGGACCCCACCTGTATTATGTGGATCCTGTCAACAAGGTTCTAAAAGGAGAAATTCCATGGTCTTTAGAGTTGCGACCAGAAGCAAAgaattttaagacattttttgttCACACA CCAAACAGGACATATTACCTGATGGACCCGAGTGGGAATGCTCATAAATGGTGCAAAAAGATACATGAAGTTTGGCGGCACAGATACCACCAGAATGCTGCTAAATAG
- the PDPK1 gene encoding 3-phosphoinositide-dependent protein kinase 1 isoform X6 — MYDAVPLQSSVVLCSCSSPSMVRNQADSSTPSVISTCGSRQGSNMEGTAAESRSSSNSLQQHTGQQPPQPRKKRPDDFKFGKILGEGSFSTVVLARELASSREYAIKILEKRHIIKENKVPYVTRERDVMSRLDHPFFVKLYFTFQDDEKLYFGLSYAKNGELLKYIRKIGSFDETCTRFYTAEIVSALEYLHGKGIIHRDLKPENILLNEDMHIQITDFGTAKVLPADSRQARANSFVGTAQYVSPELLTEKSACKSSDLWALGCIIYQLVAGLPPFRAGNEYLIFQKIIKLEYDFPEKFFPKAKDLVEKLLVLDATNRLGCEEMGGYGPLKAHPFFESIVWENLHLQTPPKLTAYLPAMSEDDEDCYGNYDNLLSQFGCMQVSGSASSHSLSAPETSTPQTSGGNIEQYIHDLDNNSFELDLQFSEDEKRLLLAKQAGGNPWHQFVENNLILKMGPVDKRKGLFARRRQLLLTEGPHLYYVDPVNKVLKGEIPWSLELRPEAKNFKTFFVHTPNRTYYLMDPSGNAHKWCKKIHEVWRHRYHQNAAK; from the exons TATGATGCTGTTCCACTCCAGTCTAGTGTGGTGTTATGCTCCTGTTCATCCCCATCAATGGTGAGGAACCAAGCAGATTCCAGCACTCCGTCTGTCATTTCCACCTGTGGCAGCAGACAGGGATCTAACATGGAGGGCACTGCAGCTGAATCAAGATCTAGTTCAAACTCCTTGCAGCAGCATACAGGACAGCAGCCTCCACAGCCTCGAAAGAAACGACCTGATGACTTCAAATTTGGGAAAATTCTGGGTGAAGGATCTTTTTCAACG GTTGTCTTGGCTCGAGAATTGGCAAGTTCTAGAGAATATGCCA TTAAAATTCTAGAAAAACGTCAtatcataaaagaaaacaaggtgcCATATGTGACACGAGAGAGAGATGTAATGTCCCGTCTGGATCACCCTTTTTTTGTGAAACTCTACTTCACCTTTCAGGATGATGAAAAGCTAT ATTTTGGGCTTAGCTATGCCAAAAACGGAGAGCTGCTAAAGTATATACGCAAAATTGGCTCATTTGATGAGACCTGTACAAGGTTTTATACTGCTGAAATTGTATCAGCCCTGGAGTATTTGCATGGGAAAGGAATAATTCACAG GGATCTTAAGCCAGAGAACATCTTGCTAAATGAAGATATGCACATTCAAATAACAGACTTTGGAACAGCAAAAGTATTACCTGCAGACAGCAGACAAG CACGGGCAAACTCATTTGTGGGGACAGCACAGTATGTTTCTCCAGAACTGCTAACAGAGAAATCTGCCTGCAAAAG CTCTGACCTCTGGGCTCTGGGATGTATAATATATCAGCTTGTAGCTGGATTGCCGCCATTTAGAGCTGG AAATGAATATCTTATATTCCAGAAGATAATAAAGTTGGAATATGACTTCCCAGAAAAATTTTTTCCCAAGGCAAAAGACCTTGTTGAAAAGCTCTTG GTTCTAGATGCTACCAACAGATTAGGTTGTGAAGAAATGGGAGGATATGGACCTCTTAAGGCTCATCCCTTCTTTGAATCCATTGTGTGGGAGAACCTACATCTTCAGACACCCCCAAAACTTACAGCGTATTTACCTGCCATGTCGGAGGATGATGAAGACTGTTATGGAAAT TATGACAATCTCCTGAGTCAGTTTGGTTGCATGCAAGTTTCTGGTTCTGCCTCTTCCCATTCACTGTCTGCTCCAGAGACGAGTACACCACAGACATCAGGAGGAAATATTGAACAGTATATTCATGATCTTGACAACAATTCCTTTGAGCTGGACCTACAGttttctgaagatgaaaagaGGTTACTTCTGGCAAAACAAGCTGGTGGAAATCCTTG gcacCAGTTTGTAGAAAATAACTTAATTCTAAAAATGGGTCCAGTGGACAAAAGAAAG GGTTTGTTTGCACGTCGACGCCAGTTGCTGCTCACAGAAGGACCCCACCTGTATTATGTGGATCCTGTCAACAAGGTTCTAAAAGGAGAAATTCCATGGTCTTTAGAGTTGCGACCAGAAGCAAAgaattttaagacattttttgttCACACA CCAAACAGGACATATTACCTGATGGACCCGAGTGGGAATGCTCATAAATGGTGCAAAAAGATACATGAAGTTTGGCGGCACAGATACCACCAGAATGCTGCTAAATAG
- the PDPK1 gene encoding 3-phosphoinositide-dependent protein kinase 1 isoform X3 — MASTSSHLIQDVRCSCSIFVNPLKHQCAMYDAVPLQSSVVLCSCSSPSMVRNQADSSTPSVISTCGSRQGSNMEGTAAESRSSSNSLQQHTGQQPPQPRKKRPDDFKFGKILGEGSFSTVVLARELASSREYAIKILEKRHIIKENKVPYVTRERDVMSRLDHPFFVKLYFTFQDDEKLYFGLSYAKNGELLKYIRKIGSFDETCTRFYTAEIVSALEYLHGKGIIHRDLKPENILLNEDMHIQITDFGTAKVLPADSRQARANSFVGTAQYVSPELLTEKSACKSSDLWALGCIIYQLVAGLPPFRAGNEYLIFQKIIKLEYDFPEKFFPKAKDLVEKLLVLDATNRLGCEEMGGYGPLKAHPFFESIVWENLHLQTPPKLTAYLPAMSEDDEDCYGNYDNLLSQFGCMQVSGSASSHSLSAPETSTPQTSGGNIEQYIHDLDNNSFELDLQFSEDEKRLLLAKQAGGNPWHQFVENNLILKMGPVDKRKGLFARRRQLLLTEGPHLYYVDPVNKVLKGEIPWSLELRPEAKNFKTFFVHTPNRTYYLMDPSGNAHKWCKKIHEVWRHRYHQNAAK, encoded by the exons TATGATGCTGTTCCACTCCAGTCTAGTGTGGTGTTATGCTCCTGTTCATCCCCATCAATGGTGAGGAACCAAGCAGATTCCAGCACTCCGTCTGTCATTTCCACCTGTGGCAGCAGACAGGGATCTAACATGGAGGGCACTGCAGCTGAATCAAGATCTAGTTCAAACTCCTTGCAGCAGCATACAGGACAGCAGCCTCCACAGCCTCGAAAGAAACGACCTGATGACTTCAAATTTGGGAAAATTCTGGGTGAAGGATCTTTTTCAACG GTTGTCTTGGCTCGAGAATTGGCAAGTTCTAGAGAATATGCCA TTAAAATTCTAGAAAAACGTCAtatcataaaagaaaacaaggtgcCATATGTGACACGAGAGAGAGATGTAATGTCCCGTCTGGATCACCCTTTTTTTGTGAAACTCTACTTCACCTTTCAGGATGATGAAAAGCTAT ATTTTGGGCTTAGCTATGCCAAAAACGGAGAGCTGCTAAAGTATATACGCAAAATTGGCTCATTTGATGAGACCTGTACAAGGTTTTATACTGCTGAAATTGTATCAGCCCTGGAGTATTTGCATGGGAAAGGAATAATTCACAG GGATCTTAAGCCAGAGAACATCTTGCTAAATGAAGATATGCACATTCAAATAACAGACTTTGGAACAGCAAAAGTATTACCTGCAGACAGCAGACAAG CACGGGCAAACTCATTTGTGGGGACAGCACAGTATGTTTCTCCAGAACTGCTAACAGAGAAATCTGCCTGCAAAAG CTCTGACCTCTGGGCTCTGGGATGTATAATATATCAGCTTGTAGCTGGATTGCCGCCATTTAGAGCTGG AAATGAATATCTTATATTCCAGAAGATAATAAAGTTGGAATATGACTTCCCAGAAAAATTTTTTCCCAAGGCAAAAGACCTTGTTGAAAAGCTCTTG GTTCTAGATGCTACCAACAGATTAGGTTGTGAAGAAATGGGAGGATATGGACCTCTTAAGGCTCATCCCTTCTTTGAATCCATTGTGTGGGAGAACCTACATCTTCAGACACCCCCAAAACTTACAGCGTATTTACCTGCCATGTCGGAGGATGATGAAGACTGTTATGGAAAT TATGACAATCTCCTGAGTCAGTTTGGTTGCATGCAAGTTTCTGGTTCTGCCTCTTCCCATTCACTGTCTGCTCCAGAGACGAGTACACCACAGACATCAGGAGGAAATATTGAACAGTATATTCATGATCTTGACAACAATTCCTTTGAGCTGGACCTACAGttttctgaagatgaaaagaGGTTACTTCTGGCAAAACAAGCTGGTGGAAATCCTTG gcacCAGTTTGTAGAAAATAACTTAATTCTAAAAATGGGTCCAGTGGACAAAAGAAAG GGTTTGTTTGCACGTCGACGCCAGTTGCTGCTCACAGAAGGACCCCACCTGTATTATGTGGATCCTGTCAACAAGGTTCTAAAAGGAGAAATTCCATGGTCTTTAGAGTTGCGACCAGAAGCAAAgaattttaagacattttttgttCACACA CCAAACAGGACATATTACCTGATGGACCCGAGTGGGAATGCTCATAAATGGTGCAAAAAGATACATGAAGTTTGGCGGCACAGATACCACCAGAATGCTGCTAAATAG
- the PDPK1 gene encoding 3-phosphoinositide-dependent protein kinase 1 isoform X4: MLTTEVLAGVLVQKARNKEHSHFDRLKKYDAVPLQSSVVLCSCSSPSMVRNQADSSTPSVISTCGSRQGSNMEGTAAESRSSSNSLQQHTGQQPPQPRKKRPDDFKFGKILGEGSFSTVVLARELASSREYAIKILEKRHIIKENKVPYVTRERDVMSRLDHPFFVKLYFTFQDDEKLYFGLSYAKNGELLKYIRKIGSFDETCTRFYTAEIVSALEYLHGKGIIHRDLKPENILLNEDMHIQITDFGTAKVLPADSRQARANSFVGTAQYVSPELLTEKSACKSSDLWALGCIIYQLVAGLPPFRAGNEYLIFQKIIKLEYDFPEKFFPKAKDLVEKLLVLDATNRLGCEEMGGYGPLKAHPFFESIVWENLHLQTPPKLTAYLPAMSEDDEDCYGNYDNLLSQFGCMQVSGSASSHSLSAPETSTPQTSGGNIEQYIHDLDNNSFELDLQFSEDEKRLLLAKQAGGNPWHQFVENNLILKMGPVDKRKGLFARRRQLLLTEGPHLYYVDPVNKVLKGEIPWSLELRPEAKNFKTFFVHTPNRTYYLMDPSGNAHKWCKKIHEVWRHRYHQNAAK; the protein is encoded by the exons TATGATGCTGTTCCACTCCAGTCTAGTGTGGTGTTATGCTCCTGTTCATCCCCATCAATGGTGAGGAACCAAGCAGATTCCAGCACTCCGTCTGTCATTTCCACCTGTGGCAGCAGACAGGGATCTAACATGGAGGGCACTGCAGCTGAATCAAGATCTAGTTCAAACTCCTTGCAGCAGCATACAGGACAGCAGCCTCCACAGCCTCGAAAGAAACGACCTGATGACTTCAAATTTGGGAAAATTCTGGGTGAAGGATCTTTTTCAACG GTTGTCTTGGCTCGAGAATTGGCAAGTTCTAGAGAATATGCCA TTAAAATTCTAGAAAAACGTCAtatcataaaagaaaacaaggtgcCATATGTGACACGAGAGAGAGATGTAATGTCCCGTCTGGATCACCCTTTTTTTGTGAAACTCTACTTCACCTTTCAGGATGATGAAAAGCTAT ATTTTGGGCTTAGCTATGCCAAAAACGGAGAGCTGCTAAAGTATATACGCAAAATTGGCTCATTTGATGAGACCTGTACAAGGTTTTATACTGCTGAAATTGTATCAGCCCTGGAGTATTTGCATGGGAAAGGAATAATTCACAG GGATCTTAAGCCAGAGAACATCTTGCTAAATGAAGATATGCACATTCAAATAACAGACTTTGGAACAGCAAAAGTATTACCTGCAGACAGCAGACAAG CACGGGCAAACTCATTTGTGGGGACAGCACAGTATGTTTCTCCAGAACTGCTAACAGAGAAATCTGCCTGCAAAAG CTCTGACCTCTGGGCTCTGGGATGTATAATATATCAGCTTGTAGCTGGATTGCCGCCATTTAGAGCTGG AAATGAATATCTTATATTCCAGAAGATAATAAAGTTGGAATATGACTTCCCAGAAAAATTTTTTCCCAAGGCAAAAGACCTTGTTGAAAAGCTCTTG GTTCTAGATGCTACCAACAGATTAGGTTGTGAAGAAATGGGAGGATATGGACCTCTTAAGGCTCATCCCTTCTTTGAATCCATTGTGTGGGAGAACCTACATCTTCAGACACCCCCAAAACTTACAGCGTATTTACCTGCCATGTCGGAGGATGATGAAGACTGTTATGGAAAT TATGACAATCTCCTGAGTCAGTTTGGTTGCATGCAAGTTTCTGGTTCTGCCTCTTCCCATTCACTGTCTGCTCCAGAGACGAGTACACCACAGACATCAGGAGGAAATATTGAACAGTATATTCATGATCTTGACAACAATTCCTTTGAGCTGGACCTACAGttttctgaagatgaaaagaGGTTACTTCTGGCAAAACAAGCTGGTGGAAATCCTTG gcacCAGTTTGTAGAAAATAACTTAATTCTAAAAATGGGTCCAGTGGACAAAAGAAAG GGTTTGTTTGCACGTCGACGCCAGTTGCTGCTCACAGAAGGACCCCACCTGTATTATGTGGATCCTGTCAACAAGGTTCTAAAAGGAGAAATTCCATGGTCTTTAGAGTTGCGACCAGAAGCAAAgaattttaagacattttttgttCACACA CCAAACAGGACATATTACCTGATGGACCCGAGTGGGAATGCTCATAAATGGTGCAAAAAGATACATGAAGTTTGGCGGCACAGATACCACCAGAATGCTGCTAAATAG
- the PDPK1 gene encoding 3-phosphoinositide-dependent protein kinase 1 isoform X7, whose amino-acid sequence MVRNQADSSTPSVISTCGSRQGSNMEGTAAESRSSSNSLQQHTGQQPPQPRKKRPDDFKFGKILGEGSFSTVVLARELASSREYAIKILEKRHIIKENKVPYVTRERDVMSRLDHPFFVKLYFTFQDDEKLYFGLSYAKNGELLKYIRKIGSFDETCTRFYTAEIVSALEYLHGKGIIHRDLKPENILLNEDMHIQITDFGTAKVLPADSRQARANSFVGTAQYVSPELLTEKSACKSSDLWALGCIIYQLVAGLPPFRAGNEYLIFQKIIKLEYDFPEKFFPKAKDLVEKLLVLDATNRLGCEEMGGYGPLKAHPFFESIVWENLHLQTPPKLTAYLPAMSEDDEDCYGNYDNLLSQFGCMQVSGSASSHSLSAPETSTPQTSGGNIEQYIHDLDNNSFELDLQFSEDEKRLLLAKQAGGNPWHQFVENNLILKMGPVDKRKGLFARRRQLLLTEGPHLYYVDPVNKVLKGEIPWSLELRPEAKNFKTFFVHTPNRTYYLMDPSGNAHKWCKKIHEVWRHRYHQNAAK is encoded by the exons ATGGTGAGGAACCAAGCAGATTCCAGCACTCCGTCTGTCATTTCCACCTGTGGCAGCAGACAGGGATCTAACATGGAGGGCACTGCAGCTGAATCAAGATCTAGTTCAAACTCCTTGCAGCAGCATACAGGACAGCAGCCTCCACAGCCTCGAAAGAAACGACCTGATGACTTCAAATTTGGGAAAATTCTGGGTGAAGGATCTTTTTCAACG GTTGTCTTGGCTCGAGAATTGGCAAGTTCTAGAGAATATGCCA TTAAAATTCTAGAAAAACGTCAtatcataaaagaaaacaaggtgcCATATGTGACACGAGAGAGAGATGTAATGTCCCGTCTGGATCACCCTTTTTTTGTGAAACTCTACTTCACCTTTCAGGATGATGAAAAGCTAT ATTTTGGGCTTAGCTATGCCAAAAACGGAGAGCTGCTAAAGTATATACGCAAAATTGGCTCATTTGATGAGACCTGTACAAGGTTTTATACTGCTGAAATTGTATCAGCCCTGGAGTATTTGCATGGGAAAGGAATAATTCACAG GGATCTTAAGCCAGAGAACATCTTGCTAAATGAAGATATGCACATTCAAATAACAGACTTTGGAACAGCAAAAGTATTACCTGCAGACAGCAGACAAG CACGGGCAAACTCATTTGTGGGGACAGCACAGTATGTTTCTCCAGAACTGCTAACAGAGAAATCTGCCTGCAAAAG CTCTGACCTCTGGGCTCTGGGATGTATAATATATCAGCTTGTAGCTGGATTGCCGCCATTTAGAGCTGG AAATGAATATCTTATATTCCAGAAGATAATAAAGTTGGAATATGACTTCCCAGAAAAATTTTTTCCCAAGGCAAAAGACCTTGTTGAAAAGCTCTTG GTTCTAGATGCTACCAACAGATTAGGTTGTGAAGAAATGGGAGGATATGGACCTCTTAAGGCTCATCCCTTCTTTGAATCCATTGTGTGGGAGAACCTACATCTTCAGACACCCCCAAAACTTACAGCGTATTTACCTGCCATGTCGGAGGATGATGAAGACTGTTATGGAAAT TATGACAATCTCCTGAGTCAGTTTGGTTGCATGCAAGTTTCTGGTTCTGCCTCTTCCCATTCACTGTCTGCTCCAGAGACGAGTACACCACAGACATCAGGAGGAAATATTGAACAGTATATTCATGATCTTGACAACAATTCCTTTGAGCTGGACCTACAGttttctgaagatgaaaagaGGTTACTTCTGGCAAAACAAGCTGGTGGAAATCCTTG gcacCAGTTTGTAGAAAATAACTTAATTCTAAAAATGGGTCCAGTGGACAAAAGAAAG GGTTTGTTTGCACGTCGACGCCAGTTGCTGCTCACAGAAGGACCCCACCTGTATTATGTGGATCCTGTCAACAAGGTTCTAAAAGGAGAAATTCCATGGTCTTTAGAGTTGCGACCAGAAGCAAAgaattttaagacattttttgttCACACA CCAAACAGGACATATTACCTGATGGACCCGAGTGGGAATGCTCATAAATGGTGCAAAAAGATACATGAAGTTTGGCGGCACAGATACCACCAGAATGCTGCTAAATAG